In one Deltaproteobacteria bacterium genomic region, the following are encoded:
- a CDS encoding bifunctional precorrin-2 dehydrogenase/sirohydrochlorin ferrochelatase translates to MKYYPVYLNILDRSCVVVGGGGVAERKVARLLESGARVTVVSRTLTARLDGIRRENGIVHIDDEYRKEYLTGARLVIGATDDPVVNGLLFRDCRELGIPVNIVDDPLRCDFILPAVAEQGDLSIAVSTAGKSPLLARRLREELEERYGPEYAVLLKIMGDLRERIIARGGGSGDNREIFERVLDSPVLEHIRNGAWEEVRRIIRETTGEEVDVGGD, encoded by the coding sequence GTGAAATATTACCCTGTTTACTTGAATATTCTCGATCGATCCTGTGTCGTTGTCGGCGGAGGCGGTGTTGCAGAAAGAAAGGTAGCACGCCTTCTTGAAAGCGGGGCGCGGGTAACGGTCGTGAGCCGCACGCTGACGGCACGGCTGGATGGTATCAGGAGGGAGAACGGGATCGTCCATATCGATGATGAGTACCGGAAGGAATATCTGACAGGCGCCCGCCTCGTCATCGGTGCCACCGACGACCCGGTGGTGAACGGTCTCCTTTTCCGGGATTGCCGGGAGTTGGGGATTCCCGTCAACATAGTCGACGACCCCCTTCGGTGCGATTTTATACTTCCCGCCGTCGCCGAGCAGGGAGACCTTTCCATCGCCGTTTCGACGGCCGGGAAAAGCCCCCTTCTCGCCCGTCGTCTCCGGGAGGAGCTGGAGGAACGGTACGGCCCCGAGTATGCCGTTCTCCTGAAGATAATGGGAGACCTGCGGGAACGGATCATCGCCCGCGGCGGAGGCTCCGGCGATAACCGGGAGATATTCGAGAGGGTTCTGGATTCGCCGGTACTCGAGCATATACGGAACGGCGCCTGGGAAGAGGTGCGCAGGATCATCCGGGAAACGACGGGTGAGGAGGTCGATGTGGGAGGGGATTAG
- the ccsA gene encoding cytochrome c biogenesis protein CcsA produces the protein MESLLFKTALLLYALSTVGYMVSLLMKRVLAAKVSTWVLCAAFAVHSVYIVFRWVAAGYNPAVNLYEALSFSAWAIAGVYLLSQVKTKTRVLGAFVSPIVLVLAITALPRAAGDLAIPAMLRSTWVSAHVASILIAGALLALACIAGIAYLVQDNLLKKKRGYGFIRLLPPLRDLDRINHVSIVAGFFLLTFGVVAGSVWAGTVWGSRWYWDPKQVCTLISWFLYAVLLHQRLAIGWKGRKAALLSIIAFGILLFAFVGVNIFFVTVHHFA, from the coding sequence ATGGAAAGCCTTTTATTCAAGACCGCCCTTTTGCTGTACGCGCTTAGTACCGTGGGATATATGGTATCCCTGCTCATGAAACGTGTGCTGGCGGCGAAGGTCTCGACATGGGTCCTTTGCGCGGCCTTTGCCGTGCATTCGGTTTATATTGTCTTCCGCTGGGTTGCGGCGGGATACAATCCCGCCGTCAACCTCTATGAGGCCCTCTCGTTCAGTGCCTGGGCGATAGCCGGCGTCTACCTCCTGTCCCAGGTCAAGACAAAGACGCGGGTGCTCGGGGCGTTCGTTTCCCCCATCGTCCTCGTCCTTGCCATCACGGCACTGCCCCGTGCGGCCGGCGACCTGGCGATCCCGGCAATGCTTCGGAGCACCTGGGTTTCTGCTCATGTTGCGTCGATCCTTATCGCCGGTGCCCTGCTCGCCCTGGCCTGCATCGCGGGTATAGCGTATCTGGTTCAGGACAATCTGCTGAAAAAGAAGCGGGGGTATGGTTTTATCAGGCTGCTTCCGCCACTTCGGGACCTTGACCGGATAAATCATGTCTCCATCGTTGCGGGATTCTTCCTTTTGACCTTCGGTGTCGTGGCCGGTTCCGTCTGGGCCGGAACGGTCTGGGGAAGTCGATGGTACTGGGATCCGAAACAGGTGTGCACGCTGATTTCCTGGTTTCTCTATGCCGTTCTGCTCCACCAGCGGCTCGCCATCGGCTGGAAGGGAAGGAAGGCGGCCCTGCTGTCGATCATCGCTTTTGGTATTCTCCTCTTTGCCTTCGTCGGCGTGAATATCTTTTTTGTGACGGTTCATCATTTTGCATAA
- a CDS encoding glutamyl-tRNA reductase — translation MNIVLIGMNHRTAPVEIRELLAISCEDDIKTIDMLKSVPTVLEALYLSTCNRIEVVAHVRDMDDALKNLKEFVFSHGNLPRRELERCLYVYRNEDAARHLFRVAASLDSMVMGEPQILGQVKDAYRRSVERDASGVILNRLLHHAFRTAKRVRTETAVAGNAVSVSYAAVELAKRIFGSLNNKTALLVGAGDMAELSARHLMNNGVGKVIVANRTYERACSLAGEFQGEAIDLDHLVDGLGRADIIISSTGSPGYVIQEHMIESALRRRKNRLLFLMDIAVPRDIEPSVGRIDNVYLYNIDNLQEVVDRNMRGRLKEAEKAEAIIDEEVEGFSRWARSLEVVPTIVDLRGKVDGIIAGEMERAGPWIKGLHARDRENVDALVRAIINKVLHDPVTGLKEESENGGAHSYVAAMKRLFRLENGDDK, via the coding sequence ATGAACATAGTGCTCATCGGCATGAACCACCGGACGGCCCCCGTGGAGATACGGGAACTCCTGGCGATTTCCTGCGAGGATGACATAAAGACCATCGATATGCTCAAAAGCGTTCCAACGGTGCTGGAAGCGCTCTACCTGTCAACCTGCAACCGCATCGAGGTCGTCGCCCATGTGCGGGATATGGACGATGCTCTGAAAAACCTGAAGGAATTTGTCTTTTCTCACGGAAACCTGCCCCGCCGGGAACTCGAGAGATGCCTGTACGTCTATCGGAATGAGGATGCGGCGCGGCACCTGTTCCGGGTCGCCGCGAGCCTCGATTCGATGGTGATGGGGGAACCGCAGATACTGGGGCAGGTGAAGGACGCTTATCGGCGAAGTGTCGAACGGGACGCGTCAGGTGTCATATTGAACCGCCTTCTTCACCACGCGTTCCGCACCGCCAAGCGGGTGAGGACGGAAACGGCCGTTGCCGGGAATGCCGTTTCCGTCAGTTACGCGGCCGTGGAACTTGCCAAGCGGATATTCGGCAGCCTGAACAACAAAACGGCCCTCCTCGTCGGGGCCGGAGACATGGCGGAACTGTCGGCGCGGCATCTTATGAACAACGGTGTGGGGAAGGTCATTGTAGCGAACAGGACCTACGAACGGGCCTGTTCCCTGGCCGGTGAATTCCAGGGAGAGGCGATCGATCTCGATCACCTGGTGGACGGCCTCGGCAGGGCGGATATCATTATCAGTTCGACGGGTTCTCCCGGATATGTTATTCAGGAACACATGATCGAGTCCGCCCTCCGCCGGCGGAAGAACCGGCTCCTTTTCCTCATGGATATCGCCGTGCCCCGTGATATCGAGCCCTCCGTGGGGCGTATCGATAATGTCTATCTCTACAATATCGACAATCTCCAGGAAGTGGTGGACCGGAACATGCGGGGACGTCTGAAAGAGGCCGAAAAAGCGGAGGCCATCATCGATGAGGAAGTGGAGGGTTTTTCCCGCTGGGCCCGGAGTCTCGAGGTGGTGCCGACCATCGTGGACCTGCGGGGGAAGGTGGACGGGATCATAGCCGGCGAGATGGAGCGGGCCGGTCCCTGGATAAAGGGCCTCCACGCCCGGGATAGAGAGAACGTGGATGCCCTGGTCAGGGCGATCATCAACAAGGTCCTTCATGACCCTGTCACGGGGCTGAAGGAAGAGAGCGAGAACGGCGGCGCGCATTCCTACGTTGCGGCGATGAAACGACTTTTCAGGCTCGAGAACGGCGACGACAAATGA
- the hemC gene encoding hydroxymethylbilane synthase, which yields MNLEGEIRIGTRGSELALVQARLVAERIRKRYPERPVEIVPIRTRGDRMQDIALVQIGGKGVFVKEIEETLLRCEISIAVHSMKDVPVDLPAGLEISVVPEREDPRDVLIARGKRKLEELPRGARIGTGSLRRKMQLLNLLSDIEVVPIRGNLGTRIGKMETEGLDGIIAAAAGMRRMGWVREVSQFIPTEIMLPAACQGVIGIEVRSDDETMKEAVSFLNHPETSMAVSAERAFLRRLGGGCQVPIACMAKRERDTLIIRGAVGNTTGRIIIADEVRGDCREAEHLGIELAEIILSRGGKAVLESVYGSES from the coding sequence ATGAACCTTGAAGGAGAGATCAGGATCGGTACACGGGGCAGTGAACTGGCGCTGGTGCAGGCGCGTCTCGTGGCCGAGAGGATACGGAAGCGATATCCGGAACGTCCCGTGGAGATAGTCCCCATCAGGACACGCGGGGACCGGATGCAGGATATCGCGCTGGTGCAGATCGGCGGGAAAGGGGTCTTTGTCAAGGAGATCGAGGAAACCTTGCTGCGGTGTGAGATATCGATCGCCGTCCACAGCATGAAGGACGTCCCCGTCGACCTTCCCGCGGGTCTCGAGATCAGCGTCGTGCCGGAGCGGGAGGACCCCCGTGACGTCCTCATCGCGCGGGGGAAAAGGAAGCTCGAGGAGCTTCCACGGGGTGCCCGTATCGGAACGGGATCGCTTCGCCGGAAGATGCAGCTCCTGAACCTCCTGTCCGATATCGAGGTCGTTCCGATACGGGGGAATCTCGGTACCCGGATAGGGAAGATGGAAACGGAGGGATTGGACGGCATCATCGCCGCCGCCGCCGGCATGAGGCGGATGGGATGGGTGCGCGAGGTATCCCAGTTCATCCCGACGGAGATCATGCTGCCCGCGGCGTGCCAGGGGGTTATCGGGATCGAGGTCAGGAGTGATGACGAAACGATGAAAGAAGCCGTTTCCTTCCTGAATCACCCCGAGACGTCCATGGCGGTATCAGCGGAACGGGCCTTTTTGCGGCGCCTCGGCGGCGGCTGCCAGGTCCCGATCGCCTGCATGGCGAAGAGGGAGCGAGACACCCTGATCATCAGAGGTGCCGTGGGGAACACGACGGGAAGGATCATCATAGCCGATGAGGTGCGGGGAGACTGTCGCGAGGCCGAACATCTGGGCATTGAACTGGCCGAGATCATTCTGTCCCGGGGCGGGAAAGCCGTGCTGGAATCGGTGTACGGAAGTGAGAGCTGA
- the cobA gene encoding uroporphyrinogen-III C-methyltransferase — MTGKGCLFIIGAGPGDPGLITVKGLECLKRADVVVYDYLVGEALLRHVRKDARLIYVGKKGGHHTVSQDELNRILVREASTGAVVARLKGGDPFIFGRGGEEAEVLAGAGIPFEVIPGVTSAIAVPAYAGIPLTHREFTSTVAFVTGHEDPEKSESRIDWDKLATIETLVFLMGVKNLSQIADNLMWRGRDPETPAALVRWGTTPDQETLVGTLGNIARRADAAGMTPPAILVVGEVVGLRDRLNWFETKPLFGKGVLITRPEEQSGELVELLSRAGARVISFPTIGIVPPENYDALDRSIEHIEEYQWIIFTSANGVRSFLLRLMEKGGDVRDLKGIRFCAIGPATARMLEERGISVDAVPGEYLSEGVVEVLKTYDMKGTRVLLPRAERARDVIPEGLAGMGATVDVVTAYRTVSSGRDGAELAGLLEEGRIDVITFTSPSTVKHFMEILGNVSVLPGSTRIACIGPVTKSAAEKAGLTVDIMQGPYVIEGLVEAMVRYFEKGD, encoded by the coding sequence ATGACGGGGAAAGGATGTTTGTTCATCATCGGCGCCGGACCGGGTGATCCGGGCCTGATCACCGTTAAAGGTCTGGAATGCCTGAAAAGGGCCGATGTCGTCGTCTATGATTACCTCGTCGGGGAAGCCCTTCTGCGGCATGTCCGAAAAGACGCCCGGCTGATCTATGTGGGGAAAAAAGGAGGGCACCACACGGTTTCCCAGGATGAGCTGAACCGTATCCTTGTTCGGGAAGCGTCGACGGGAGCCGTTGTCGCCCGCCTCAAGGGAGGTGATCCCTTCATATTCGGACGGGGCGGCGAGGAGGCGGAGGTCCTTGCCGGCGCGGGGATCCCCTTTGAGGTGATCCCCGGTGTCACCTCGGCGATCGCCGTTCCCGCCTATGCGGGCATTCCGCTCACCCACCGCGAATTCACATCCACCGTGGCTTTCGTGACGGGGCACGAGGACCCTGAAAAAAGTGAGAGCCGCATCGATTGGGACAAGCTCGCCACGATCGAAACACTGGTGTTTCTCATGGGGGTGAAGAACCTGAGCCAGATCGCGGATAACCTCATGTGGAGGGGCAGGGACCCTGAAACGCCCGCGGCGCTTGTCAGGTGGGGTACGACGCCCGATCAGGAGACCCTGGTGGGGACCCTCGGTAATATCGCCCGGCGGGCCGATGCGGCCGGCATGACCCCTCCCGCCATCCTTGTCGTCGGTGAGGTGGTGGGCCTGCGGGACCGCCTGAACTGGTTCGAGACAAAACCGCTGTTCGGCAAGGGGGTCTTGATAACCCGGCCCGAGGAGCAATCGGGGGAACTGGTGGAACTTCTTTCGCGAGCCGGTGCACGGGTGATATCGTTCCCGACGATCGGCATCGTGCCGCCGGAAAACTACGATGCCCTGGACCGGTCGATAGAACATATCGAGGAGTACCAGTGGATCATTTTCACCAGCGCGAACGGGGTCCGGTCCTTTCTCCTGAGATTGATGGAAAAGGGCGGGGACGTTCGAGACCTCAAAGGTATCAGGTTCTGCGCCATCGGTCCCGCGACGGCGAGGATGCTCGAGGAACGCGGAATATCCGTCGATGCCGTTCCTGGAGAGTACCTGTCGGAAGGTGTCGTGGAAGTGCTGAAAACATATGATATGAAAGGAACACGGGTACTGCTGCCGCGGGCGGAACGGGCGCGGGACGTGATTCCCGAGGGACTCGCCGGAATGGGTGCGACGGTCGATGTGGTGACGGCATACCGGACCGTCAGTTCCGGCCGTGACGGGGCCGAATTGGCGGGCCTGCTTGAAGAGGGCCGGATCGACGTCATCACCTTTACAAGCCCGTCAACGGTGAAACACTTTATGGAAATTCTGGGTAATGTTTCGGTCCTGCCCGGATCCACCAGGATCGCCTGTATCGGTCCCGTGACAAAGAGCGCCGCCGAGAAGGCGGGCCTGACCGTCGATATCATGCAGGGTCCCTATGTGATAGAGGGGCTGGTGGAAGCAATGGTGAGGTATTTTGAAAAGGGGGATTAG
- the ahbC gene encoding 12,18-didecarboxysiroheme deacetylase, with translation MIGISKLYCGAVEPSDVLRYGGESSELPSHLLQFSRDKRPVVVWNVTRRCNLKCLHCYSSSQNLRYEDEMTTDEGKAFLDDLASFGCPVVLFSGGEPLMRRDLPDLISHAVGRGMRAVISTNGTLITEERADVFSRLGLSYVGVSLDGIGEVNDRFRGVPGAFDAALGAIRTCIARGIKVGIRFTITRRNAAEIPAIFDLVEKENIPRVCFYHLVYSGRASELVSEDLSHDETRRVVDLIMDRTRDLFDRGRPTEVLTVDNHADGPYLYLRLLREDPRRAAEVLELLKMNEGNNSGRGIGCVSWDGEVHADQFWRNISFGNVRNRAFSEIWQDGSNELMAQLKNKKEYVTGRCARCRWLAVCGGNFRARAEAVTGDIWAPDPACYLTDEEIGV, from the coding sequence GTGATCGGTATTTCTAAATTATACTGCGGGGCGGTCGAGCCGTCCGATGTTCTTCGCTACGGCGGTGAATCATCGGAGCTGCCGTCGCACCTGCTTCAATTTTCCCGCGATAAGCGGCCCGTGGTGGTCTGGAACGTGACGAGGCGGTGCAATCTCAAATGCCTTCATTGCTATTCAAGCTCGCAGAACCTGCGCTATGAGGACGAGATGACCACCGATGAGGGGAAAGCGTTCCTTGATGACCTCGCCTCCTTCGGGTGTCCCGTGGTGCTGTTTTCCGGCGGGGAACCCCTGATGAGGCGGGACCTTCCCGACCTGATAAGCCATGCCGTCGGCCGGGGCATGCGGGCCGTCATCTCTACGAACGGTACCCTGATCACGGAAGAACGGGCGGATGTCTTCAGCCGCCTGGGACTTTCCTACGTCGGTGTCAGCCTTGACGGGATCGGTGAGGTGAACGACCGCTTCCGGGGTGTGCCGGGTGCCTTCGACGCGGCGCTCGGGGCCATCAGGACCTGTATCGCCAGGGGGATCAAGGTCGGCATCCGGTTTACCATAACAAGAAGGAACGCCGCCGAGATACCGGCCATCTTCGATCTTGTCGAGAAAGAGAACATCCCCCGGGTATGTTTTTATCACCTGGTCTATTCGGGGCGGGCCTCCGAACTTGTCTCGGAGGACCTTTCTCACGATGAGACCAGGCGGGTCGTGGACCTGATCATGGACCGGACCCGGGACCTTTTCGACCGCGGACGTCCGACGGAGGTCCTGACCGTTGATAACCACGCCGACGGTCCCTATCTCTATCTGCGGCTTCTGCGCGAGGATCCCCGCCGTGCCGCCGAGGTTCTCGAGTTGCTGAAGATGAACGAGGGAAATAATTCCGGTCGCGGCATCGGGTGTGTGAGCTGGGACGGGGAGGTCCACGCGGATCAGTTCTGGAGGAACATATCCTTCGGGAATGTGCGGAATCGCGCCTTCAGCGAGATATGGCAGGACGGGAGCAATGAATTGATGGCACAGCTGAAGAACAAGAAAGAGTATGTGACGGGAAGATGCGCGCGGTGTCGCTGGCTCGCTGTCTGCGGGGGGAACTTCAGGGCCCGCGCCGAAGCGGTGACGGGAGATATCTGGGCGCCCGACCCGGCCTGTTACCTGACCGATGAAGAGATAGGCGTGTGA
- the hemB gene encoding porphobilinogen synthase, with translation MYYPEYRPRRLRKNENLRKMVRETVLSVDDLVYPLFVRPGKKIKKPIASMPGHFQLSPDNLVREVRSARDLGIPAVLLFGIPESKDEEGTGAYDREGIIQRAVRAIKKKVPDMLVITDVCLCEYTSHGHCGILDGDDVDNDATLEILAETALSQAEAGADMVAPSAMMDGQVLAIRDILDEEGFEHIPIMAYAAKYASCFYGPFREAAEGAPQFGDRRTYQMDPSNSDEAMREIMLDVEEGADIIMVKPALPYLDIIRRAKQEFDLPLAAYNVSGEFAMIKAAAKLGWLDGDRAMMESLTAIKRAGADIIITYFAKEAAKLLKA, from the coding sequence ATGTACTACCCTGAATACCGGCCGCGAAGGCTGAGGAAAAACGAGAACCTGAGGAAAATGGTGCGGGAGACGGTGCTCTCCGTCGACGACCTTGTCTACCCACTCTTCGTCCGGCCCGGGAAGAAGATCAAAAAGCCCATCGCGTCGATGCCCGGCCATTTTCAGCTTTCCCCGGACAATCTTGTCAGGGAGGTGCGGTCCGCCCGCGACCTGGGAATTCCGGCGGTCCTGCTCTTCGGGATACCGGAAAGCAAGGATGAAGAGGGAACCGGCGCGTACGACCGGGAAGGCATCATCCAGCGCGCCGTGCGGGCGATAAAGAAGAAGGTTCCCGATATGCTGGTCATTACCGACGTTTGCCTCTGCGAATACACGAGTCACGGGCATTGCGGGATTCTCGACGGTGATGATGTGGACAACGATGCCACGCTCGAGATCCTGGCCGAGACGGCCCTTTCCCAGGCCGAAGCGGGTGCCGACATGGTTGCCCCTTCAGCCATGATGGACGGGCAGGTCCTGGCCATCAGGGATATCCTTGACGAAGAGGGCTTCGAGCACATCCCTATCATGGCCTACGCGGCGAAGTATGCGTCCTGCTTTTACGGTCCCTTCCGAGAGGCCGCCGAGGGCGCCCCGCAGTTCGGCGACAGACGGACCTATCAGATGGACCCGTCGAACAGTGACGAGGCCATGCGGGAGATCATGCTCGACGTGGAGGAGGGGGCGGACATCATCATGGTGAAACCGGCGCTGCCCTATCTGGATATCATCCGCCGGGCGAAGCAGGAGTTCGATCTTCCCCTGGCCGCCTATAACGTGAGCGGTGAATTCGCCATGATCAAGGCCGCGGCGAAACTCGGCTGGCTTGACGGCGACCGGGCGATGATGGAATCATTGACCGCCATCAAGCGTGCCGGCGCCGACATCATCATAACCTACTTCGCGAAGGAAGCGGCGAAGCTTCTGAAAGCCTGA
- the ahbD gene encoding heme b synthase: protein MSEKHDRLLLPGTLRMVAWEVTRSCNLSCLHCRASSEHGPYAGEFTTGQCLALLDDIASVGSPVVILTGGEPYLRGDIFEIAAYGDRAGLRMVLATNGTLVTDEIARRTRESGIQRISISLDGPDAVGHDSLRGVPGAFEGALQGIEAFKRAGVEFQINTTITRLNLHQIDRILERSIELGAVAHHIFLLVPTGRARDMADQEISPESYEECLNWFYEQGRSCPIQLKATCAPQYYRIYHQRKKEDANLMNNAAGPLHAMTRGCMGGSSFCFISHTGQVQPCGFLELDCGQLTKQSFRDIWIGSPIFQDLRDLRKLRGKCGDCEFIRVCGGCRARAYEMTGDYLAEEPFCVYKPAKRSVTTR from the coding sequence ATGTCCGAGAAACACGACAGATTGCTTCTTCCCGGAACCCTGCGTATGGTCGCCTGGGAAGTGACCCGCTCCTGCAACCTCTCCTGCCTTCATTGCCGTGCCTCGTCCGAGCACGGCCCCTATGCCGGGGAATTCACGACCGGGCAATGCCTGGCGCTCCTCGACGACATCGCCTCGGTGGGCAGCCCCGTGGTGATACTGACCGGTGGTGAACCCTATTTGCGGGGGGATATCTTCGAGATCGCCGCCTATGGCGACCGGGCGGGCCTGCGCATGGTCCTGGCCACGAACGGCACGCTGGTAACCGATGAGATCGCCCGCAGGACCCGTGAATCGGGGATACAGCGGATCAGCATCAGCCTCGACGGCCCCGACGCGGTCGGTCACGATTCCCTTCGCGGTGTCCCCGGCGCCTTTGAAGGCGCCCTGCAGGGCATCGAGGCGTTCAAGAGAGCGGGCGTGGAATTTCAGATCAATACGACCATTACGCGTCTCAACCTCCATCAGATCGACCGTATCCTTGAACGTTCGATAGAATTGGGCGCCGTGGCCCATCACATCTTTCTCCTTGTGCCGACCGGCAGGGCCCGCGATATGGCGGACCAGGAGATCTCGCCGGAATCCTACGAGGAGTGCCTGAACTGGTTCTATGAACAGGGTCGTTCCTGTCCCATTCAACTGAAGGCGACCTGCGCGCCGCAGTATTACCGGATCTATCATCAGAGGAAAAAGGAAGACGCCAACCTGATGAACAATGCCGCCGGGCCGCTCCATGCCATGACCCGGGGGTGCATGGGTGGGAGCTCTTTCTGCTTCATATCACACACGGGCCAGGTGCAGCCTTGCGGTTTTCTCGAACTGGACTGCGGCCAACTGACGAAACAGAGCTTCCGGGATATCTGGATCGGTTCGCCCATTTTTCAGGACCTTCGCGATCTTCGGAAATTGCGGGGGAAATGCGGCGACTGCGAATTTATCCGGGTCTGCGGCGGCTGCCGGGCACGGGCCTATGAAATGACGGGTGATTACCTGGCCGAGGAGCCATTCTGTGTTTATAAGCCGGCAAAAAGGTCCGTGACCACCCGCTGA
- a CDS encoding AsnC family transcriptional regulator: protein MDEIDRKILNMIQDDFPLEEEPFRVIGERTGIGEEEVLARLGKLKESGVIRRIGAVFDPPKLGFVSTLCAARVPDDRLPEFVETVNSYREVTHNYRRDHEYNVWFTLIAPDRGDIDRIIREIQEKTGITDILDMPARRTFKINAKFDL from the coding sequence ATGGATGAGATCGACAGAAAAATTCTGAACATGATCCAGGATGACTTTCCTCTGGAGGAAGAACCATTCCGGGTGATCGGGGAGCGGACGGGCATCGGGGAGGAGGAGGTTCTGGCGCGTCTCGGAAAGCTCAAAGAAAGCGGCGTTATCCGGCGCATCGGCGCCGTTTTCGATCCCCCGAAACTGGGGTTTGTCAGCACCCTCTGCGCCGCCCGGGTTCCTGACGACCGGCTGCCGGAATTCGTCGAGACCGTTAACTCATACCGTGAAGTGACCCACAACTACCGCCGGGACCATGAATACAACGTCTGGTTTACCCTCATTGCCCCCGACAGGGGTGATATTGACCGCATTATCAGGGAAATTCAGGAAAAAACGGGAATTACGGATATACTCGACATGCCCGCCCGGCGGACCTTCAAGATAAACGCGAAGTTCGACCTGTAG
- a CDS encoding FAD-dependent oxidoreductase, producing MLNLKNEFIFAPIKVGYSDGSGVVNRKHIAFYAARSRYVGAVTVEPLYLDKGLREIPTQLGIDDDDKIEGLKELVSTIHETGAKVIAHLNHPGRMANPNIPGNYFISSTDKACENGGAIPRPMDKNDIEHTAKLFADAALRAEKAHFDIIELQFGHGYLLSQFISPFVNDRTDKYGGNLENRIRFPLEILRAVRKAVDLPIIARISGDEMIPLGIKLPEMTSFSRILEENGVSAIHVSAGSVCSAPPWYFQHMFVPKGKTWEMAGTIKEQITIPVVFVGQINTFEDINKIRAEFPTDYIAVGRALVADPDFIGKYQGSVNDIVRPCLACAEGCLGGVKSGQGLQCLVNPRVGQETAVIEKAEQPKRYAVAGGGLAGMQAAITLKERGHDVDLYEKNTLGGQFNLAPLTPHKRSMGKLVPYFIEKLKETNVTVLSKEATRSDLIDRYDGVIVATGSMPSALDIPGLDTFYWADILLEENVPEGKNIMIIGGGLIGVDIATGLIPRNNRITIVKRTTDFGEDMEMIAKNLSLKIMREKETVFSDYTYIKKVEGKTVYAERKGEDIQFNDIDIIVVSTGMTPCNTLENELKGSVPVHVIGDARHIGNAQDAIRDGYHIGSSI from the coding sequence ATGTTGAACCTCAAGAATGAATTTATATTCGCCCCGATAAAGGTCGGATACAGTGACGGAAGCGGCGTGGTGAACCGCAAGCATATCGCTTTTTATGCCGCCAGGAGTCGATATGTGGGAGCCGTTACCGTTGAGCCGCTGTATCTGGACAAAGGATTGCGCGAGATCCCCACGCAACTGGGAATAGATGACGACGACAAGATCGAAGGTCTGAAGGAACTGGTTTCTACTATCCATGAAACCGGCGCAAAGGTCATAGCTCATCTGAACCACCCCGGAAGGATGGCAAATCCCAATATTCCCGGCAATTATTTCATCTCATCTACCGATAAAGCATGCGAAAACGGCGGAGCGATACCAAGGCCCATGGACAAAAACGACATTGAGCACACCGCAAAATTATTTGCAGATGCGGCCCTGCGGGCTGAGAAGGCACATTTTGACATAATAGAACTGCAATTCGGTCACGGCTATCTCCTGTCCCAATTCATTTCACCCTTTGTCAACGACAGAACCGATAAATACGGGGGAAATCTTGAGAACAGGATCCGATTTCCGCTCGAGATCCTGCGAGCGGTTCGAAAAGCGGTTGATCTGCCCATCATTGCCCGTATAAGCGGCGACGAAATGATCCCCCTGGGAATCAAGCTGCCGGAGATGACGTCCTTTTCAAGGATACTTGAAGAAAATGGGGTCAGTGCCATCCATGTGTCCGCGGGTTCAGTGTGCTCCGCTCCACCCTGGTATTTCCAGCATATGTTCGTCCCCAAGGGAAAAACATGGGAAATGGCGGGTACCATAAAAGAGCAGATAACTATTCCCGTCGTATTCGTCGGGCAGATCAATACCTTTGAAGATATCAACAAAATACGAGCGGAATTTCCAACGGATTACATAGCCGTCGGTCGGGCCCTGGTGGCCGATCCCGACTTCATTGGAAAATATCAGGGGTCGGTGAACGATATCGTTCGTCCATGCCTTGCCTGCGCCGAGGGGTGCCTGGGAGGCGTGAAATCAGGCCAGGGACTTCAATGTCTTGTGAATCCGCGCGTAGGGCAGGAAACGGCTGTTATTGAAAAAGCCGAACAACCGAAGCGGTATGCCGTCGCGGGCGGCGGTCTGGCCGGGATGCAGGCCGCAATAACTTTGAAGGAAAGAGGACACGATGTTGACCTGTACGAAAAGAATACACTGGGGGGACAGTTCAACCTGGCTCCGTTGACCCCACACAAAAGATCGATGGGGAAACTGGTCCCCTACTTCATAGAGAAATTAAAGGAAACGAACGTCACCGTGCTCTCCAAAGAAGCAACAAGATCGGATCTGATCGACAGATATGACGGGGTAATAGTAGCGACCGGTTCCATGCCCTCCGCATTGGACATTCCGGGATTGGATACATTTTACTGGGCCGACATACTGTTGGAGGAAAACGTACCGGAAGGCAAGAACATCATGATCATCGGCGGCGGCCTTATCGGCGTGGACATCGCGACGGGCCTGATACCGCGAAACAACAGGATAACCATTGTGAAACGGACAACGGATTTTGGAGAGGACATGGAAATGATCGCCAAGAATCTCTCCCTCAAGATCATGCGGGAAAAGGAGACCGTTTTCAGCGATTACACTTACATAAAAAAGGTTGAGGGGAAAACCGTATACGCCGAGAGGAAGGGGGAGGATATACAATTCAATGATATCGATATTATTGTCGTATCCACCGGGATGACACCCTGTAACACGCTTGAAAATGAGTTAAAAGGGAGCGTACCTGTGCATGTGATCGGTGACGCACGGCACATAGGGAATGCCCAGGACGCGATAAGAGACGGGTATCATATTGGAAGCTCGATATAG